The following coding sequences are from one Mustela lutreola isolate mMusLut2 chromosome 5, mMusLut2.pri, whole genome shotgun sequence window:
- the EGFLAM gene encoding pikachurin isoform X3, protein MGRSYLIYDNPDILKRVSGSRSNAFMRFKTTAKDGLLLWRGDSPMRPNSDFISLGLRDGALVFSYNLGSGVASIMVNGSFSDGRWHRVKAVRDGQSGKITVDDYGARTGKSPGMMRQLNINGALYVGGMKEIALHTNRQYMRGLVGCISHFTLSTDYHVSLVEDAMDGKNINTCGAK, encoded by the exons ATGGGGCGCAGTTACCTGATCTACGACAACCCAGATATCCTCAAGAG GGTATCCGGATCAAGATCAAATGCGTTCATGAGGTTTAAGACAACTGCCAAGGATGGTCTGTTGTTGTGGAGGGGAGACAGCCCCATGAGACCCAACAGTGACTTCATTTCCTTGGGCCTTCGAGATGGAGCCCTGGTGTTCAG CTATAACCTGGGCAGTGGCGTGGCATCCATCATGGTCAATGGCTCCTTCAGTGATGGCCGGTGGCACCGTGTCAAGGCTGTCAG GGATGGCCAATCCGGAAAGATAACCGTGGATGACTATGGAGCCAGAACAGGCAAATCGCCCGGCATGATGAGGCAGCTGAACATCAACGGCGCTCTGTATGTGG GTGGGATGAAGGAAATCGCTCTGCACACTAACAGGCAATACATGCGGGGCCTCGTGGGCTGCATTTCTCATTTCACCCTATCTACCGATTACCACGTTTCCCTCGTGGAAGACGCCATGGATGGAAAAAACATCAACACCTGTGGAGCCAAGTAA